A stretch of Streptosporangium album DNA encodes these proteins:
- a CDS encoding dipeptidyl-peptidase 5, whose amino-acid sequence MLNDSPIRPVDVARVDDRPLWVEICGEEVWWDEPRPHEGGRRCVVRRGPDGVPRDALPPGWNSRNRLIEYGGRSWRPLPGGGVVFTNWSDQRIYRYDGHAEPVPLTPDDGARYGDLYLPPGRDEVWAVREIHLAEPQPGAPGARIDPRRDLVAVPLDGGAVRVITAAQHFLTNPRLSPDGTHVAWIGWNHPAMPWDGTELCVASLDAAGSAGQYRVVAGGPEESVIQAEWRDDGALYALTDPDGWWNLHLVPLDGSPARNLAPLREECGDAIWRLGNTWFALAGDKIVMVHGTPARRRLGLLDPATGEITDLDAPPTYWNPTVSVGGDLVAGVGASPYTPFEVVTVDLRTGAHAVLSAEKDLPDRDALPVPEAVTFDGVHAHLYPPRGVTGPAPYVIFVHGGPTSASTMVLDVEIAYFTSRGIGVADVNYGGSTGYGRAYRERLRHQWGVVDVRDSETVARGLIASGKADASKVAIRGGSAGGWTSVAALVHSTVFRGAVANYAITDPEGWAAETHDFESRYLDGLIGPLPETRQRYLDRSPTMHAADASGPALLMHGLEDAIVDPVQAERFVAALEREGTPWAYLTFPGEQHGWRREETIVAALEAELAFYGLIFGFPTPEVPPLVLKGKHQ is encoded by the coding sequence ATGCTGAACGACTCTCCCATCCGCCCCGTCGACGTTGCCAGGGTGGACGACCGTCCGCTCTGGGTGGAGATCTGCGGGGAGGAGGTGTGGTGGGACGAACCTCGTCCGCACGAGGGCGGACGCAGGTGTGTGGTCCGGCGCGGGCCGGACGGCGTGCCCCGTGACGCGCTTCCCCCGGGCTGGAACTCCCGTAACCGCCTCATCGAGTACGGCGGGCGCTCCTGGCGACCGCTGCCCGGCGGCGGGGTCGTGTTCACCAACTGGTCCGACCAGCGGATCTACCGGTACGACGGGCACGCGGAGCCCGTCCCCCTCACCCCGGACGACGGTGCCCGCTACGGCGACCTCTACCTGCCGCCGGGGCGCGACGAGGTCTGGGCCGTCCGCGAGATCCACCTCGCGGAGCCGCAGCCCGGCGCACCCGGTGCGCGGATCGACCCCCGCCGGGACCTGGTCGCGGTCCCGCTGGACGGCGGGGCGGTGCGGGTCATCACCGCGGCCCAGCACTTCCTGACCAACCCCCGCCTCTCCCCCGACGGGACGCACGTCGCCTGGATCGGCTGGAACCACCCGGCCATGCCGTGGGACGGCACCGAGCTGTGCGTGGCCTCCCTGGACGCGGCCGGGTCGGCCGGGCAGTACCGGGTCGTCGCCGGTGGCCCCGAGGAGTCGGTGATCCAGGCCGAGTGGCGCGACGACGGCGCGCTCTACGCGCTCACCGACCCGGACGGCTGGTGGAACCTGCACCTGGTCCCCCTCGACGGCTCGCCCGCCCGCAACCTGGCCCCGCTGCGGGAGGAGTGCGGCGACGCGATCTGGCGGCTCGGCAACACCTGGTTCGCGCTCGCGGGCGACAAGATCGTCATGGTGCACGGCACCCCGGCCCGCCGCCGCCTCGGCCTGCTGGACCCGGCCACCGGCGAGATCACCGATCTCGACGCCCCGCCCACCTACTGGAACCCGACGGTCTCGGTCGGCGGGGACCTGGTGGCGGGCGTGGGCGCCTCGCCGTACACGCCGTTCGAGGTCGTCACGGTGGACCTGCGCACCGGCGCGCACGCCGTCCTGTCGGCGGAGAAGGATCTGCCCGACCGAGACGCGCTGCCCGTCCCGGAGGCGGTGACCTTCGACGGCGTGCACGCGCATCTCTACCCCCCGCGCGGCGTCACCGGCCCCGCCCCTTACGTGATCTTCGTCCACGGCGGGCCGACCAGCGCGAGCACGATGGTCCTCGACGTGGAGATCGCCTACTTCACCAGCCGGGGCATCGGCGTGGCCGACGTGAACTACGGCGGTTCCACCGGGTACGGCCGCGCCTACCGGGAGCGGCTGCGCCACCAGTGGGGCGTGGTCGACGTGCGCGACTCCGAGACCGTGGCGCGCGGCCTGATCGCCTCGGGGAAGGCGGACGCCTCGAAGGTCGCGATCCGCGGCGGCAGCGCGGGTGGCTGGACGTCGGTGGCCGCGCTGGTGCACAGCACGGTGTTCCGCGGCGCGGTGGCCAACTACGCGATCACCGACCCGGAGGGCTGGGCCGCGGAGACGCACGACTTCGAGTCACGCTACCTGGACGGTCTGATCGGCCCGCTTCCGGAGACCCGGCAGCGCTACCTGGACCGTTCGCCCACCATGCACGCCGCGGACGCGTCCGGTCCGGCCCTGCTCATGCACGGCCTGGAGGACGCGATCGTCGACCCGGTCCAGGCGGAGCGGTTCGTCGCGGCGCTGGAGCGCGAGGGCACACCGTGGGCCTACCTGACCTTCCCCGGCGAGCAGCACGGCTGGCGCCGTGAGGAGACCATCGTCGCCGCGCTGGAGGCCGAGCTCGCCTTCTACGGTCTGATCTTCGGGTTTCCGACGCCAGAGGTGCCGCCCCTGGTCCTCAAGGGTAAGCACCAGTAA
- a CDS encoding DUF4158 domain-containing protein has protein sequence MPVDFPTEDEEAAYGRYAGAPSQADLERVFLLDKGFAAVEAELRAWVAARSWTSGDGPKAIFIDAVGWLRERDVLLPGVTTLARLVVQVRDDTTR, from the coding sequence ATGCCGGTGGATTTCCCGACAGAGGATGAGGAAGCGGCCTATGGCCGGTACGCGGGGGCGCCGTCGCAGGCGGACTTGGAGCGGGTGTTCCTCCTTGATAAGGGGTTCGCGGCGGTCGAGGCGGAGTTGCGGGCGTGGGTGGCGGCCCGGTCGTGGACGTCGGGAGACGGCCCGAAGGCGATCTTCATCGACGCGGTGGGGTGGCTACGGGAGCGGGATGTGCTGCTGCCCGGGGTGACGACGCTGGCGCGGCTGGTCGTCCAGGTACGCGACGACACGACCCGCTGA
- a CDS encoding DUF6204 family protein, with protein MFRVIVSGTFDGLSEAGAAAVLAAGGAAFTEAGTFTHDGSLSAFTFRCQVPAGPDDGENEATRGAIAALDAHGHPYRVLRVAVTDMRHIKIRRKGRRG; from the coding sequence ATGTTCAGAGTGATCGTCTCCGGCACGTTCGACGGGCTGAGCGAGGCCGGCGCCGCCGCCGTCCTGGCGGCGGGCGGCGCCGCCTTCACCGAGGCGGGAACCTTCACCCACGACGGGAGCCTTTCGGCGTTCACCTTCCGCTGTCAGGTGCCCGCGGGCCCGGACGACGGCGAGAACGAGGCCACCCGGGGGGCGATCGCGGCACTGGACGCGCACGGCCACCCGTACCGGGTTCTCCGCGTCGCGGTGACGGACATGCGCCACATCAAGATCCGCCGGAAGGGCCGGCGGGGATGA
- a CDS encoding RNA polymerase sigma factor produces the protein MSTTERLGDLLRELAPQVLGLLLRRYGGFEECEDAVQEALLAAATQWPADGVPDSPRAWLITVASRRLVDQVRSEQARRRREVTAAVREAPDAAVAPAPGGESPGDQDDTLALLFLCCHPALTPASQVALTLRAVGGLTTAEVARAFLVPEATMAPRISRAKQRIKAVGASFEMPSVQERAKRLDALLHVLYLIFNEGYTASSGPDLHRGDLTTEAIRLTRMVHRSLPDDGEVAGLLALMLLTDARHAARTGPDGVLIPLAEQDRNRWDAAMIEEGTALVTGAMSSSPLGPYQLQAATAALHVQAPRAEDTDWEQIRILYAVLGRIAPNPMVTLNHAVAVAMTRGPQAGLELLESLDSDPRIARHHRLYAVRAHLQELAGEYAAARENYRLAARRTTSLPEQRHLRDRAGKLER, from the coding sequence GTGAGCACGACCGAACGCCTCGGGGACCTGCTGCGCGAACTCGCGCCGCAGGTCCTCGGCCTGCTCCTGCGCCGCTATGGCGGATTCGAGGAGTGCGAGGACGCGGTCCAGGAGGCGCTGCTCGCCGCGGCGACGCAGTGGCCCGCCGACGGGGTTCCGGACAGCCCGCGTGCCTGGCTGATCACCGTTGCCTCCCGCCGCCTGGTCGACCAGGTACGCAGCGAGCAGGCGCGCCGCCGCCGGGAGGTCACCGCGGCGGTGCGGGAGGCGCCGGACGCCGCCGTCGCGCCGGCGCCCGGCGGGGAAAGCCCGGGCGACCAGGACGACACGCTCGCGCTGCTGTTCCTGTGCTGTCATCCGGCGCTGACGCCCGCCTCTCAGGTGGCGCTCACGCTGCGCGCCGTCGGCGGGCTCACTACCGCCGAGGTGGCGCGGGCATTCCTCGTGCCGGAGGCCACCATGGCGCCGCGGATCAGCCGTGCCAAGCAGCGGATAAAAGCCGTCGGTGCGTCGTTTGAGATGCCGAGCGTCCAGGAGCGGGCCAAACGGCTGGACGCCCTCCTGCATGTGCTCTACCTGATCTTCAACGAGGGCTACACCGCCAGTTCCGGACCCGACCTGCACCGCGGCGATCTCACCACAGAGGCGATCCGGCTCACCCGTATGGTGCACCGGTCCTTGCCGGATGACGGTGAAGTCGCCGGGCTTCTGGCACTGATGCTGTTGACCGACGCCCGCCATGCGGCTCGCACCGGCCCGGACGGCGTCCTCATACCGCTGGCCGAGCAGGACCGGAACCGGTGGGACGCCGCCATGATCGAAGAGGGCACCGCACTGGTCACCGGCGCCATGTCCTCCTCACCCCTCGGCCCTTACCAACTCCAGGCGGCGACCGCCGCGCTGCACGTCCAGGCACCGCGTGCTGAGGACACCGACTGGGAACAGATCCGCATCCTGTACGCAGTCCTCGGCCGGATCGCGCCGAACCCGATGGTCACGCTCAATCACGCCGTCGCGGTCGCGATGACCCGCGGGCCCCAGGCCGGACTCGAACTGCTGGAAAGCCTGGACAGCGACCCCCGGATCGCCCGTCACCACCGCCTCTACGCCGTCCGCGCCCACCTTCAAGAGCTGGCGGGCGAGTACGCCGCCGCACGAGAGAACTACCGGCTAGCGGCCCGGCGTACCACGAGCCTCCCCGAACAGCGCCACCTGCGGGACAGGGCAGGCAAGCTAGAGCGATAG
- a CDS encoding TetR/AcrR family transcriptional regulator → MTEGLRERKKRQTRQRISEVAIGLFVQRGFEHVTIAEVAAAAEVSVNTIYNYFQAKEDLVLPPDEASPQRLADIVRHRPVGESAARAVLTRLREEVRHRDRKLGLTAGFGRVFEMMRAAPTLTARLGDLGSQMTEALAVVLAEETGAAPDDLLPGVVAYQLGCLHSLVFAEIGKRTAAGERPDAIAEAVLDLLDVIEDLLGERILTYATRKDRPCSE, encoded by the coding sequence ATGACCGAGGGGCTACGGGAACGCAAGAAGCGGCAGACACGGCAGCGCATCTCCGAGGTGGCCATCGGCCTGTTCGTGCAGCGGGGCTTCGAGCACGTCACGATCGCCGAGGTCGCCGCGGCGGCGGAGGTGTCCGTGAACACCATCTACAACTACTTCCAGGCCAAGGAGGACCTCGTCCTGCCGCCGGACGAGGCGTCCCCGCAGCGGCTCGCCGACATCGTGCGGCACCGTCCGGTCGGCGAGTCCGCCGCACGGGCGGTGCTGACCCGGCTGCGCGAGGAGGTGCGCCATCGCGACCGCAAGCTGGGGCTGACCGCAGGGTTCGGCCGCGTCTTCGAGATGATGCGGGCCGCCCCCACGCTCACCGCCCGGTTGGGAGACCTCGGCAGTCAGATGACCGAGGCGCTCGCCGTCGTGCTCGCCGAGGAGACCGGGGCCGCGCCCGACGACCTGCTGCCCGGGGTGGTGGCCTACCAGCTCGGCTGCCTCCACTCGCTGGTCTTCGCCGAGATCGGCAAGCGCACCGCGGCGGGGGAGAGGCCCGACGCCATCGCCGAGGCCGTGCTGGATCTCCTGGACGTCATCGAAGACCTGCTCGGCGAACGCATTCTCACCTACGCCACAAGGAAGGACCGACCATGTTCAGAGTGA
- a CDS encoding MFS transporter, whose product MRVNRAWLGLVVLMLPTLLVAIDTTALLLALPQLSADLGATGVQQLWISDGYGFMVAGLVITTGTLGDRIGRRRLLMIGGAAFAVLSVVAAFAVSPLMLIVARALLGVAGATLAPSTLALITNMFRDERQRGRAIAIWATCQFTGGALGPVLAGFLLQHFWWGSVFLVAVPAMALLLLAGPFLLPEFRSDQVGRLDLASVGLSLVAVLSMVYGVKQLTVESTPVVPAVALVAGAAVGFLFVRRQLRLETPLLDLRLLRDRPFTAVIVGLVFAGVAMAGTGLMVTQYLQNVLGFSPFASAVLFAPMGLGVAAGTMAAPVLTRWMKPATAIAGGLAGSALGGLLLAGVGGAYALPLVMVGITVLALGTGPLFALGTGLVVGSVPPERAGSAASMSETGNYFGGSLGFALLGVVAAVVYRGRMDGTSDSLAGAVAASRHLPAGQGAELLRAAREAFTAGLHVTGVVAAVIFAGLAVLILTMRPATRTTPAALPDYEATRS is encoded by the coding sequence ATGCGAGTCAACCGGGCATGGCTGGGACTGGTCGTCCTCATGCTGCCGACATTGCTCGTCGCGATAGACACGACGGCGTTGCTCCTCGCGCTCCCACAGCTGAGCGCCGACCTGGGTGCCACCGGCGTCCAGCAGCTGTGGATCAGTGACGGCTACGGATTCATGGTGGCCGGCCTGGTCATCACGACGGGGACGCTCGGCGACCGGATCGGCCGCCGGCGGCTGCTGATGATCGGCGGAGCGGCGTTCGCGGTGCTGTCGGTCGTGGCCGCCTTCGCGGTCAGCCCGCTGATGCTGATCGTCGCGCGTGCGCTGCTGGGCGTCGCCGGCGCGACCCTGGCGCCGTCCACACTCGCCCTGATCACCAACATGTTCCGCGACGAACGGCAGCGCGGGCGGGCCATCGCGATCTGGGCGACCTGCCAGTTCACCGGCGGCGCGCTGGGGCCCGTACTCGCCGGGTTCCTGCTCCAGCACTTCTGGTGGGGATCGGTGTTCCTCGTCGCGGTGCCGGCGATGGCGTTGCTGCTGCTCGCCGGGCCGTTCCTGCTGCCGGAGTTCCGCAGCGACCAGGTCGGCCGGCTGGACCTGGCCAGTGTCGGGCTGTCACTCGTGGCGGTGCTCTCGATGGTCTACGGCGTCAAGCAGCTGACCGTCGAGAGCACGCCGGTCGTGCCGGCGGTGGCCCTCGTCGCCGGCGCGGCCGTCGGGTTCCTGTTCGTCCGCCGGCAGCTGCGGCTGGAGACGCCGCTGCTGGACCTGCGGCTGCTCCGCGACCGCCCGTTCACGGCCGTGATCGTCGGTCTGGTCTTCGCCGGTGTCGCCATGGCCGGCACGGGCCTGATGGTGACCCAGTACCTGCAGAACGTGCTGGGCTTCTCGCCGTTCGCGTCGGCGGTGCTGTTCGCACCCATGGGCCTGGGCGTGGCGGCCGGCACCATGGCCGCGCCGGTGCTGACCCGGTGGATGAAGCCGGCGACCGCGATCGCCGGCGGGCTGGCGGGGTCGGCGCTGGGCGGTCTGCTGCTGGCCGGCGTCGGCGGTGCGTACGCCCTGCCGCTGGTGATGGTCGGCATCACCGTACTGGCGCTGGGCACCGGCCCGCTGTTCGCGCTGGGCACCGGGCTGGTCGTCGGGTCCGTGCCGCCGGAGCGCGCCGGCTCGGCGGCGTCGATGTCGGAGACCGGCAACTACTTCGGCGGCTCGCTCGGCTTCGCGCTGCTCGGCGTGGTGGCCGCGGTGGTCTACCGCGGCCGGATGGACGGCACGTCCGACTCGCTGGCCGGTGCGGTCGCCGCCAGCCGGCACCTTCCCGCCGGCCAGGGCGCGGAACTGCTGCGCGCCGCGCGGGAGGCGTTCACCGCCGGCCTGCACGTGACCGGCGTCGTCGCTGCGGTCATCTTCGCCGGGCTGGCCGTACTGATCCTGACCATGCGCCCGGCGACCCGGACCACCCCGGCCGCACTCCCCGACTACGAGGCGACTCGCTCGTAG
- a CDS encoding C39 family peptidase: MVTPTPADPSLVVLHRWTDLNPSESGLADYHDPFGTARTWEYARWTGEERAIGFSATELVPSWTASTPPGTWLEVALQARTVSGDLTKWYVMGRWAESDHDVHRTSLPGQGDEDGDVAVDTYVATTPVVAYRLRFTLYGTGARVHRAGVMASAVPSLPAVPVSPPGEARGIELDVPRRSQKVHAGHFPEWDGGGENWCAPASMSMVLAYWGRGPQPDDLSWVTPGDPCPAVDHAARDMYDHSYQGTGNWPFGVAYVGRYGLEGFVTRLRSLTELERLVHAGIPVATSQSFRDHELPGSGYSTGGHIMVVIGFTADGDVIANDPAAPDDDTVRRVYPRTAFENVWLRRSGSGGIVHIVHPPGFVLPPSDGNW, translated from the coding sequence GTGGTCACCCCGACGCCTGCCGATCCGAGCCTCGTCGTCCTCCACCGGTGGACGGACCTGAACCCGAGCGAGAGCGGGCTGGCCGACTACCACGATCCGTTCGGCACTGCCAGGACCTGGGAGTACGCCCGCTGGACCGGCGAGGAGAGGGCCATCGGGTTCTCCGCGACCGAGCTCGTGCCGTCATGGACGGCGAGCACCCCGCCGGGGACCTGGCTGGAGGTCGCGCTGCAGGCCCGCACCGTCTCCGGCGACCTCACCAAGTGGTACGTGATGGGCCGCTGGGCCGAGAGCGACCACGACGTCCACCGGACCTCGCTGCCCGGTCAGGGCGACGAGGACGGCGACGTCGCGGTGGACACCTACGTGGCCACCACGCCGGTCGTCGCCTACCGGCTCAGGTTCACGCTGTACGGCACGGGCGCGCGGGTCCACCGGGCCGGGGTGATGGCCTCGGCGGTGCCCTCGCTGCCGGCGGTGCCGGTGAGTCCACCCGGAGAGGCCCGGGGCATCGAGCTGGACGTGCCGCGGCGGTCGCAGAAGGTCCACGCGGGACACTTCCCCGAGTGGGACGGCGGCGGGGAGAACTGGTGCGCTCCTGCCTCGATGAGCATGGTGCTCGCCTACTGGGGGCGCGGCCCTCAGCCGGACGACCTGTCCTGGGTCACGCCGGGAGACCCGTGCCCGGCCGTGGACCACGCCGCCCGGGACATGTACGACCACAGCTACCAGGGCACCGGGAACTGGCCGTTCGGCGTGGCCTACGTCGGCCGGTACGGCCTGGAGGGATTCGTCACCCGGCTGCGCTCGCTCACCGAGCTGGAGCGCCTGGTCCACGCCGGAATCCCGGTGGCCACCTCGCAGTCGTTCCGTGACCACGAGCTGCCCGGTTCGGGATACTCCACCGGCGGCCACATCATGGTCGTCATCGGCTTCACCGCGGATGGTGATGTCATCGCCAACGACCCCGCCGCGCCGGACGACGACACGGTGCGGCGGGTCTATCCTCGGACCGCGTTCGAGAACGTATGGCTCCGAAGGTCCGGCAGCGGGGGGATCGTGCACATCGTCCACCCGCCCGGCTTTGTCCTGCCCCCTTCCGACGGCAACTGGTGA
- a CDS encoding YciI family protein encodes MKFLLSLYLSAAALPWGGLDHEEFLATAGQAGELISAHVFADPSISAVVWARDGVVTVTEGPYLQTPDHVAGQYVVDCESRERAVELAALIPSGQISGVEVRPLMDSAGMEM; translated from the coding sequence GTGAAGTTCCTGCTGAGTCTCTACCTGAGCGCCGCGGCCCTACCCTGGGGAGGGCTCGACCATGAGGAGTTCCTGGCCACGGCCGGGCAAGCAGGGGAGCTGATCAGCGCTCACGTGTTCGCCGATCCGTCCATCAGCGCCGTCGTATGGGCTCGGGACGGCGTGGTAACTGTGACCGAGGGCCCGTACCTGCAGACCCCGGATCATGTCGCCGGCCAGTACGTGGTCGACTGCGAAAGCCGGGAACGCGCCGTGGAACTAGCCGCCCTGATACCGAGCGGTCAGATCAGCGGCGTGGAGGTGCGGCCGCTGATGGACTCGGCCGGGATGGAGATGTGA
- a CDS encoding YciI family protein encodes MLIMHNNPQIWDALTAEERNEVMSGHGPFMETIKKSGEIISTTALADPSQSAVVRVRGGVPAVTDGPYLEAKEYLGGYYLVECDSRERALELAALIPDAGVEGLGIEVRPVLFAGTADG; translated from the coding sequence ATGTTGATCATGCACAACAACCCGCAGATCTGGGACGCGCTGACCGCGGAGGAGCGCAACGAGGTGATGAGCGGCCACGGCCCGTTCATGGAGACCATCAAGAAGTCCGGGGAGATAATCAGCACCACCGCGCTGGCCGACCCGTCGCAGAGCGCCGTGGTCAGGGTCCGGGGCGGCGTCCCGGCGGTGACGGACGGGCCCTACCTTGAGGCCAAGGAGTACCTCGGCGGCTACTACCTGGTGGAATGCGACAGCCGGGAGCGCGCCCTGGAGCTGGCCGCGCTCATCCCGGACGCCGGCGTCGAGGGCCTCGGCATTGAGGTGCGGCCGGTGCTCTTCGCGGGCACGGCCGACGGCTGA
- a CDS encoding ABC transporter ATP-binding protein, producing the protein MSSPAIRTRGLTRTFQLKNGPVHAVRGIDLTVDRGEILGFLGPNGAGKTTTLHMLVTLLPPSGGQAEIAGHDLLHDPVGVRRRIGYVAQPGGLDPACAVREELITQGRLHRLPTTAARERAEELATDLGLLDLMDRPTAALSGGQRRRLEIALGMVNRPEVLFLDEPTTGLDPGSRAELWDLVRRIRTEHGTTVFLTTHYLDEADALAAALSALSYGLAMNVATPPEFAAIANTAGMPLMLLSGLLLPMSLAPGWLDGASRVIPFRYTVDAVRQVFQGHYANGTVAVGAAVTLALAALCLLGGARLFNRARA; encoded by the coding sequence ATGTCTTCACCAGCCATCCGCACCCGGGGCCTCACCCGGACGTTCCAGCTCAAGAACGGTCCCGTGCACGCCGTCCGCGGGATCGACCTGACCGTCGACCGCGGCGAGATCCTCGGCTTCCTGGGCCCCAACGGCGCGGGCAAGACCACGACTCTGCACATGCTCGTCACCCTCCTGCCGCCCAGCGGAGGCCAGGCCGAGATCGCCGGACACGACCTGCTCCACGACCCGGTGGGCGTGCGGCGCAGGATCGGATACGTGGCCCAGCCAGGCGGCCTGGACCCCGCCTGTGCCGTACGCGAAGAGCTGATCACCCAGGGCCGGCTGCACCGGCTGCCCACGACGGCGGCGCGGGAACGTGCCGAGGAACTCGCCACCGACCTCGGACTGCTGGATCTGATGGACCGCCCCACCGCCGCGCTCTCCGGCGGCCAGCGCCGCCGGCTTGAGATCGCGCTCGGCATGGTCAACCGGCCCGAGGTGCTCTTCCTCGACGAGCCGACCACCGGGCTGGACCCCGGGAGCCGCGCCGAGCTGTGGGACCTGGTCCGGCGCATCCGCACCGAGCACGGCACCACGGTCTTCCTCACCACCCACTATCTGGACGAGGCCGACGCGCTCGCCGCGGCGCTGTCCGCCCTTTCCTATGGGCTGGCCATGAACGTCGCGACGCCACCGGAGTTCGCCGCCATCGCCAACACGGCGGGGATGCCGCTCATGCTGCTGTCCGGCCTGCTGCTGCCGATGAGCCTCGCCCCCGGCTGGCTGGACGGCGCCTCCCGAGTCATCCCGTTCCGCTACACGGTCGACGCCGTGCGCCAGGTGTTCCAGGGCCACTACGCCAACGGCACCGTCGCCGTCGGTGCCGCCGTCACCCTAGCCCTGGCGGCCCTCTGCCTGCTCGGCGGCGCACGCCTCTTCAACCGCGCGAGAGCCTGA
- a CDS encoding WD40 repeat domain-containing serine/threonine protein kinase → MTEAGGKLFNGRYRLIEPIGIGGMGKVWRGRDELLDRDVAVKEILFPHSMPLSERKVLGQRAMREARSAARLNHPGIVTVHDVITCDDAPIIVMEFIDGSSLAQVIEREERLAPAEVARIGAMMLEALGEAHAAGIVHRDLKPANVLLTGNRVIITDFGIASLAGDVALTASGVLIGTPAFMAPEQVDNLPVTAAGDLWSLGATLYAAVEGRPPYTGTNLMAVLAAMIAREPDPPVHAGSLAPILTGLLRKDPAERLDTEQASLALAAVTAAQDGQPPLHTAPSRPWAPPSASKASAWPASERPHDGQLGDLDTATRRHRFSPPEGPGQGRNGDAPASAQPAAARGIRSLSRRRVLLLAGLGAMAAAGVPAAVALTRGPESSLSRPGQWTLAATLTGHTWDVEAVAFSPDGTTLASSDREGTLRLWDVTARKPLVTLTGHTAGVHAVAFSPDGTTLASGGEDKVVRLWRTG, encoded by the coding sequence ATGACCGAGGCGGGCGGGAAGCTATTCAACGGGCGATACCGGCTCATCGAGCCGATCGGCATCGGCGGCATGGGCAAGGTCTGGCGAGGCCGTGACGAGCTGCTCGACCGCGACGTCGCGGTCAAGGAGATCCTGTTCCCGCACAGCATGCCCCTCTCCGAACGGAAGGTGCTGGGGCAGCGGGCGATGCGCGAGGCCCGCTCGGCGGCCCGGCTGAACCACCCCGGGATCGTGACCGTCCACGACGTCATCACCTGCGACGACGCTCCGATCATCGTGATGGAGTTCATCGACGGCTCCTCCCTGGCGCAGGTGATCGAACGGGAGGAACGCCTGGCGCCGGCCGAGGTGGCGCGGATCGGCGCCATGATGCTGGAGGCGCTGGGCGAGGCGCACGCGGCCGGGATCGTGCACCGCGACCTGAAACCCGCCAACGTGCTGCTGACGGGCAACCGGGTGATCATCACCGACTTCGGGATCGCCAGCCTGGCCGGGGACGTCGCGTTGACCGCCTCGGGAGTGCTGATCGGCACCCCGGCGTTCATGGCCCCCGAGCAGGTTGACAACCTGCCGGTCACCGCCGCCGGCGACCTGTGGTCGCTGGGGGCCACCCTGTACGCCGCGGTCGAGGGGCGCCCGCCGTACACCGGAACCAACCTCATGGCGGTGCTGGCCGCCATGATCGCCCGCGAGCCCGACCCGCCCGTCCACGCCGGGTCGCTGGCCCCGATCCTGACCGGGTTGCTGCGCAAGGATCCCGCCGAGCGCCTGGACACCGAGCAGGCCTCCCTGGCGCTGGCCGCCGTCACCGCGGCTCAGGACGGGCAACCGCCCCTTCATACGGCCCCCTCCCGGCCCTGGGCCCCGCCTTCGGCCTCGAAGGCGTCGGCATGGCCCGCGTCCGAGCGGCCACATGACGGGCAGCTCGGTGATCTGGACACGGCCACCCGCCGGCACCGCTTCAGCCCGCCAGAGGGTCCCGGCCAGGGGCGGAACGGAGATGCCCCCGCGTCCGCGCAACCTGCCGCCGCCCGGGGGATCCGCTCCCTGTCCCGGCGCCGGGTCCTGCTTCTGGCCGGACTCGGCGCCATGGCCGCCGCCGGTGTCCCGGCCGCCGTCGCTCTCACCCGCGGCCCGGAGTCCTCCCTGTCCCGCCCCGGGCAGTGGACCCTGGCCGCCACCCTGACCGGTCACACCTGGGATGTCGAAGCGGTGGCGTTCAGCCCGGACGGGACGACCCTGGCCAGCAGCGACCGTGAGGGGACGCTGCGGTTGTGGGACGTGACCGCCCGGAAGCCGCTCGTCACCCTGACCGGCCATACCGCGGGTGTTCACGCGGTGGCCTTCAGCCCGGACGGGACGACCCTGGCCAGCGGCGGCGAGGACAAGGTCGTACGGCTGTGGCGGACCGGATGA